In Castor canadensis chromosome 11, mCasCan1.hap1v2, whole genome shotgun sequence, a single genomic region encodes these proteins:
- the Wsb1 gene encoding WD repeat and SOCS box-containing protein 1 isoform X2 — protein sequence MDKYTMIRKLEGHHHDVVACDFSPDGALLATASYDTRVYIWDPHNGDILMEFGHLFPPPTPIFAGGANDRWVRSVSFSHDGLHIASLADDKMVRFWRIDEDYPVQVAPLSNGLCCAFSTDGSVLAAGTQDGSVYFWASPRQVPSLQHLCRMSIRRVMSTQEVEDLPVPSKVLEFLSYRF from the exons ATGGATAAATACACCATGATACGGAAACTAGAAGGACACCATCATGATGTTGTAGCTTGTGACTTTTCTCCTGATGGAGCATTACTGGCTACTGCATCCTATGATACTCGAGTGTATATCTGGGATCCACATAATGGAGACATTCTAATGGAATTTGG GCACCTGTTTCCCCCACCTACTCCGATATTTGCTGGAGGAGCAAATGATCGATGGGTACGATCTGTATCTTTTAGTCATGATGGACTCCATATTGCAAGCCTTGCTGATGATAA AATGGTGAGGTTCTGGCGGATTGATGAGGATTATCCAGTACAAGTTGCACCTTTGAGCAATGGTCTTTGTTGTGCCTTTTCTACTGATGGCAGTGTTTTAGCTGCTGg GACACAGGATGGAAGTGTATATTTTTGGGCCAGTCCAAGGCAAGTTCCTAGCCTTCAACATTTATGCCGCATGTCAATCCGGAGAGTAATGTCCACCCAAGAAGTCGAGGACCTGCCAGTTCCTTCCAAAGTGTTGGAATTTCTCTCTTACCGTTTTTAG